A section of the Oncorhynchus tshawytscha isolate Ot180627B linkage group LG09, Otsh_v2.0, whole genome shotgun sequence genome encodes:
- the stbd1 gene encoding uncharacterized protein stbd1, whose amino-acid sequence MTEASEMTIKKSKTVAFENRAGDLTALYCMSDWMIAVVLAIIAMMSVWAALIIYRSIQTLKGPRRKVEDETEKDGKETTTEEAPLSCVESTEETEVIPEALESWDGEGWKREPMVRIPTIDEDVEPIEGIPTTNEDVEPIEGIPTTNEDLQTLRRRRTTKSDGPYAEFHLCSPPEEHRVLFHHYEGLCQVCGGLCQDDTLSRTDNTLDEEEQATSHHSLSDINSQSGQTKATDLYHPEEEGLKEVDLRNGCQRTEESVASHPLTFANNPQEAPQVNENLPDMLTDSGLQEPDQLSVTEIQEGKCPGAVMMTSHVADYEKSRTMEDDMEAMVEDLYSHFPQVDDCSAGFEYCDVANAWVAKRDARIPALSLLSTGIDPTARMTSNPQEVFDQQPDSLCTDPNRDCVLRDNAMEGLSREPTEARDTHVISEQKGEGVDKSMDTRVESSCQEVEINIMEATMDYNEWMTVSVTDAEGNADTPRVRISHSSDSSAEAKHHPTETQHNADDSTITETPTSKVKEAETTPVSLDGDLQENKMAAVLPNEPHAVQVRFCIHYLTLSPRQELAVTGNQPELGSWKDFVPLERGQDGFWASWVALPAEKLVEWKFVLVENGEIQRWEESENRHLETGHGGGVVNLNRWWGIL is encoded by the exons ATGACCGAAGCTTCAGAAATGACTATCAAGAAAAGTAAAACCGTCGCGTTTGAAAACCGTGCTGGGGATTTAACTGCGTTGTATTGTATGAGTGATTGGATGATTGCAGTGGTTCTCGCTATTATTGCCATGATGTCTGTATGGGCTGCACTGATCATATACAGATCTATACAGACACTGAAAGGTCCGAGAAGAAAGGTTGAAGATGAAACTGAAAAAGACGGAAAGGAGACTACAACCGAAGAAGCACCCCTCTCTTGTGTCGAGTCAACAG AGGAGACTGAGGTGATTCCAGAGGCACTGGAGAgctgggatggagagggatggaagagggagCCCATGGTACGGATTCCAACAATCGATGAGGATGTAGAACCCATTGAGGGTATCCCAACAACCAATGAGGATGTTGAACCCATTGAGGGTATCCCAACAACCAATGAGGATCTACAAACCCTTAGACGGAGAAGAACGACGAAGAGCGACGGTCCTTATGCTGAGTTTCACCTCTGCTCTCCACCTGAAGAGCACAGAGTCTTATTTCATCATTATGAAGGCCTATGTCAGGTCTGTGGAGGCTTGTGTCAGGATGACACACTGTCTCGGACTGACAATACCCTGGATGAGGAGGAACAGGCTACCAGTCACCATTCCCTCAGTGACATAAACAGTCAATCTGGACAGACGAAGGCTACAGACTTGTATCACCCGGAAGAGGAGGGTTTGAAGGAAGTTGACCTGAGGAATGGTTGTCAGCGCACCGAGGAGTCTGTGGCTAGCCATCCACTTACCTTTGCCAACAACCCTCAGGAAGCTCCACAAGTCAATGAAAATCTCCCTGACATGTTGACTGACTCTGGTCTACAAGAACCTGACCAACTGTCTGTTACGGAGATCCAGGAAGGAAAATGCCCAGGCGCTGTCATGATGACCAGCCATGTGGCGGACTATGAGAAGTCTAGAACCATGGAGGATGACATGGAAGCGATGGTTGAGGATCTCTACAGTCACTTCCCGCAAGTGGACGATTGTTCAGCAGGTTTCGAATATTGTGACGTGGCAAATGCATGGGTGGCGAAAAGAGACGCTCGTATTCCAGCTTTGAGCCTGTTGTCAACAGGGATTGACCCTACAGCGAGGATGACGAGCAACCCCCAGGAAGTGTTTGACCAACAGCCAGACAGTCTCTGCACTGATCCAAACAGAGACTGTGTTCTTCGTGACAACGCGATGGAAGGGTTAAGCAGGGAGCCGACGGAAGCTCGAGACACCCATGTGATTTCTGAGCAGAAGGGAGAGGGGGTTGATAAGAGCATGGACACACGGGTAGAGAGCAGTTGTCAGGAAGTTGAAATAAACATCATGGAAGCCACTATGGACTACAATGAATGGATGACTGTAAGTGTCACAGATGCAGAGGGTAACGCTGACACTCCCCGGGTGAGGATAAGCCACTCGTCCGACAGCTCTGCCGAGGCGAAGCATCATCCCACAGAAACGCAGCACAATGCAGACGATTCAACAATCACTGAAACGCCCACATCAAAGGTCAAAGAAGCTGAAACCACACCTGTATCACTAGATGGAGACCTGCAGGAGAATAAAATGGCAGCTGTGCTTCCTAACGAACCCCATGCAGTACAGGTGAGGTTCTGTATCCACTATCTCACCCTGTCTCCCCGGCAGGAACTGGCTGTGACTGGGAACCAACCGGAGCTGGGGAGCTGGAAGGACTTTGTTCCGCTGGAGAGGGGCCAGGACGGGTTCTGGGCCAGCTGGGTCGCCCTCCCTGCGGAGAAACTGGTGGAGTGGAAGTTCGTTTTGGTGGAGAATGGAGAAATCCAACGCTGGGAGGAGAGTGAGAATAGACACCTGGAAACGGGTCATGGCGGTGGAGTGGTGAACCTCAACAGATGGTGGGGCATCCTCTGA